A window of the Sporosarcina sp. FSL K6-2383 genome harbors these coding sequences:
- a CDS encoding DUF4179 domain-containing protein, which yields MFKDEEEKLEKWKEEIEKVGVLETELEGAIRQGLQRAQHAKRVKKRPVVKRGVWTAVVAVILLLALVTSVRVSTTFAGAVASLPGMEGLVELIRYDKGIAAAIDNDDFQRLHLSAEKDGVTLTLEGVIADEKEMVLFYTVKGEKSDEILFMNGTPELINNNGKNVAVDVLAGVTLDERKSTERAAYQSVRIDNAIDETMFTLKAKMESKFRSIDYEIPFSLEKKRKPAEKYPIHQTVVIEGQEITFQYVEMATLRVGIHFQINPSNTKEILSFDDFKLVDNKGKKWTSINENGIGYGIRSEGENQVMYLPINYFNQPKELYMEFTKLQALDKDETHVLVDMDKQIILEQPSDGRFKEVGIMGNHLRFLFESGTELHTSVFSGEVEIVESGEIIDPVTNGMRVLDERHLETSVELPPGTIKGVMKLDIASYPQWIREDVRIRIK from the coding sequence GTGTTTAAGGATGAGGAAGAAAAGTTGGAGAAATGGAAAGAGGAAATTGAAAAAGTAGGTGTGCTGGAGACTGAGTTGGAAGGGGCAATTCGGCAAGGTTTACAGCGTGCTCAGCATGCGAAACGAGTGAAAAAACGTCCTGTTGTTAAACGTGGTGTGTGGACGGCGGTTGTTGCGGTGATACTTCTCCTCGCACTCGTCACATCTGTACGAGTCTCTACAACGTTCGCGGGTGCCGTTGCCTCGTTGCCCGGAATGGAAGGACTAGTGGAGTTGATTCGCTATGATAAAGGCATTGCTGCAGCAATCGATAATGATGATTTTCAACGGTTGCATTTGTCTGCTGAAAAAGATGGTGTGACATTGACACTAGAAGGTGTTATTGCGGACGAAAAGGAAATGGTATTATTTTATACGGTAAAAGGGGAAAAATCAGATGAAATATTATTTATGAATGGGACCCCTGAATTAATCAACAACAATGGAAAAAACGTGGCCGTAGATGTGCTTGCTGGTGTGACTTTGGACGAACGCAAGTCGACGGAACGGGCAGCCTATCAGAGTGTTCGTATTGACAATGCGATTGATGAGACAATGTTTACGCTTAAGGCGAAGATGGAGTCGAAATTTCGCTCAATTGACTATGAAATACCTTTCTCTTTAGAGAAAAAAAGAAAGCCTGCTGAAAAGTACCCTATCCATCAAACTGTTGTGATTGAGGGTCAGGAAATAACCTTTCAATATGTGGAGATGGCGACGCTTCGCGTAGGTATTCATTTTCAAATAAACCCATCTAATACAAAAGAAATATTATCATTTGATGATTTTAAATTGGTCGATAACAAAGGAAAGAAGTGGACTTCTATAAACGAAAACGGTATTGGGTACGGGATTCGATCTGAGGGAGAAAACCAAGTAATGTATTTGCCGATTAACTATTTTAATCAGCCAAAAGAGCTGTATATGGAGTTCACGAAGCTCCAAGCGTTGGATAAGGATGAAACGCATGTATTGGTTGATATGGATAAGCAAATTATTTTGGAGCAACCGTCAGATGGCCGATTTAAAGAGGTAGGAATTATGGGAAATCATCTTAGATTTTTATTTGAAAGCGGAACCGAATTGCATACATCTGTTTTCTCAGGTGAGGTAGAAATTGTAGAGAGTGGTGAGATAATCGATCCAGTCACTAATGGAATGAGAGTGCTAGATGAAAGGCATTTGGAGACAAGTGTGGAATTACCGCCTGGCACTATTAAAGGGGTTATGAAGCTTGATATTGCGAGTTATCCGCAATGGATTAGAGAAGATGTGCGAATTAGAATTAAATAG